The Haloarcula marismortui ATCC 43049 region CTCCATCTCCATCGACTCAGGGATATCCTCACCCTCACCTTCGTGAATCTCTATATCAGCCAACCCAACATCAACTGGAACATCTTCCAGTTCTTCCTCTGAGAAACTAATCGCTCCCTCTCGCACCGCCTGATACCCAAAGATCAAACTCAGAACCTCATTCGAGTCAGCCTCAACATCTCGTTTATCAAGATACCCATCAAGTTCCTCCTCCAGAATAGCCTCAAAGAGTGGCCGTATATCTCCGCTTGAAGTCCGGATAATCTCATTAATATAGGATTCCTTATTCAAAATGAGATATCTGAAATAGGATCCAAACTCCTCGATATACTGCATCGTTGCTCGGAAAAGATCCACGACCGAGTACACCTTTACAGTATCCCGCTGGTCCTCAGGTACCGCATCCAACCCTGCGTTGATTGTCCCTGCGATTTTACATATGTGAGCGTACGCTATCTCCGGGTCTTGACGATCCTGAATAACCTCTTCGGGATCCTGAGTCTCTGAGTCAGAATAAAACTCGGTATACTCGAAGAAGCTTTTCTCATTTTCAGACATACTATACAGTATATAAAAGAGGGTGAAAAGCGTTTGTCACCAGAATTTCTTTCACTTTCTTCAGAGTTCGACAGGGCCATTTCGGTTAAATCGTCCGAACAGTTAACCTGACACCAGCGACGACCTCCCCTAGACACCAGGTATGCTGAGAGTCGTGCTGAGTCAACAAATCGTAGGACGGCAGCACTAGACACCAGACTCACCGACGAGGGAGTTCCCGGACAGCCCCCGAAATCTGGTGTCAGGTATTGCTGTCTTGCGATTTGGAGGCGAATTGTGCCACTAGACAGCAGGAAAATCAACCGATATGTGGTGGGGGTGGCGGCCCAAAGTTATGTTCGCGGCCACCAGGGCCGAGATGCCAGGCCGCTGGCCAAGCGAGAGTAGGCTGCCACCCGGACGATGGCGTGGGGCGTGGAGGGTGAAGGAGCAGATCGACATCGTGACTGAGAATGGTGACTGTGGCGACTGTTTATTGTGCCCCCGAGTGGGTGCGGGGCGGTTCCTGTGCTGCCCCTGATTTGTATGTCTGGTCCGGATAGATACGACGATACGGCAGACGATCACGAACGGTTCGAAGCGGAATTGCTCGCTCAGGATCGGGATGCGCGGTCACCATCGACGGCGGATCTTGACGACGAGACGGCCCGCCAGCTGGTTCGAGAGCTACTCGATGCCGGGACAGTCACACCGGTCGTCGACCAGCGGCTCCTCGTTCACGAGCCCAGCAACACAGCGTTCGAATCGATGCAGCAGCTCGCCGTCTTCCACACAGGCTGGACGGCCGCCCGGGACGCCGGCGAGGGTGATGGGTGATGCAGCAGACGCTGGCCGGCTGTGCCTTCTGCGAGGCTCCATCCGGGATAGAGACTGGGATCGCCTACACGTGGGGGAAGGAAGAGCGGGTCAACCACCCGATTTGCGTCGACTGTGCGATCCAAGAGACGCCGGATCCCGATGATCGTGATCACTACGCCTGTGACAGCTGTGGCCTCGTCGTCAACGCGCTCGCAGCGCTCACACGGTTTCGAATCGAACTCGGCCATCTCGAAGGCCCGATACAGGTCTGTGCGCGGTGTAGTCCAGGCGGGCCAGCAACGTACTGGACACGCGACCTCGAGGCACACATCGTCTCTGACTGACCCGCCGAGCGGTCGTCGACGCGAGTGGTACGGCGACCACTGCGGGAGGGTCACAGTTGTCCGTAGCTGTCCCACCCCGCGAACTCAGCAGCGCTGGTTGTGTCGCTGTCTCGTTGCTCCGCTATCTTCAACAGACGGGCGCTCCTCGGGATGACTATGGACTGCCCCGCGTGCGGGTCCCCCGTCACCCTCGAGGTCGGACCAGACCGGCCCCTGTCGACGTCGCTGTCCGACGCCGTCCTCGCAGCGGAAGAGGACGAGCAGATCGAGGTGACCCGCGATTGTTGGGACTGTGGCTGGCACGAAACGCGGGCGCTTCGCGTCGCATCGATCGACAGGACCGCCGGCGACGAGACTGCCGTCGAGCGAGCCGCACTCATCGACGAGATTGCCGATGAGCTCGCAGCGATCGGCTGTGTGGGTACGCTTGAGGAGACGCTGGCTGCAATCCGTGAGCAACGAGAAACCGACTCGGCGACGACCGATACGGACGACGCGGCGGAGTGACTCGCAATGCCTGATACAGAGGCCAACTATAATGTTCGTGAGCAAACCGGGAATCCCGAGCACGCATCGGTCGACGATGTGGTTGACCTCGTGATCTACCGGGCGCAGAACCCGCGAACCGAGCACGAGGATGCACATTTCGATACGGCGGTCGCGGCTCTCGTCGACAGATACGGAACGGAGTCGGTCCGGACAGTCATCAACCGCATCCTCGTCGACGACGAGCCGTTCCGGACCGCCACGAACGGCCTTGAGATGCGCAACGTCGACGGCGTTCGGATCGGAACCGCAGCCAGCTGGTTTCTCGAGGAGCTAAACGCACAGGACGACCACTGAGGGACCGGTTGAAAGGCCGCAGCGACAGGCCGTCGAGCCCCCATTTTTAACTCCTGTTCGTCCTATCTACCCGTCGAGGCCATAATGGCACCCTCCACCCCGAGAGACTCAGATCCATCCCCCGATCTACTCGTTGAAATCGTCGAGACACTGGAAGCCCACGGGCTCCCCACCGACTCGTATCAGCTCCACGACGCTGTTGACGTCGAGGCACTCGAGCAGCTTCTCGCATCCTCAGCCGGGGACGTGGAAGTCCGGTTCACCGTGGAGGGGATCCAACTCGCCGTCACCCACGACGGCGTCGATGTCCTTCTCGACGAGCCAGCCGGGGCACCGGATTAGTAGCGCGATCGAATTCGTCGACAGCGACACTCCCTGAAAGCCCTCGGCCGCTCGGCATCCCGCGACCACCGCTGCGCTCCTCGTCCCTGCGGTGCTTGCGGGGTCGGGGGACGACCGAGGCGGCCTCGCCCTTTCTGAGTCCGCCAGGACGGTGAATGACCATCCGAGCGGCGCAGCCGGGTGGACAGGTGTGTCCGTACCGGCCCGCCCCGCTCGCCGCTGCCGCCCTCCGCGTCGCTCGCGACCGACCATTCCGGGCTGCCTGCCTGCGGTAGCGGGCGGGCTGCCGGGCTAAAGTGAATGTGCCCTCGGCGCCAGCGGGAAAGCGCGGGGGGTTGCGCGGCGTGGCTGCTCACCCCCCACGCTTTCTCCGCTGGCCGCTCGCTCCGGGCGGGTCGGCGCGCGGTGCTGGTTGGGGTCGCCGCACTCGGGCGCGCTCTCGCTCGCGCCCGGTAGGGCGCTCGCGAAGGCGCGAGCGAGAGCGCGCAGTCGGTGCTATCGGTCGTCGACGTCGTCGGAAAACCGCGATGTTAGGGGCATCGCGGTGGCGGCGCACGAGCGCCTTCAGTGGTATCTGGAGGATACCAATGTCAAGTAACAACTCGAGTCGCAAGGTCGTTACGGTGGATGAACAGGCATTCGAACGAACCGAAGACGCCGGCGTCGACGAGGACGGCTTCAAGGTCGTCGACGACAAACCGGAGTTCCGAGCGACGGTTCAGCAGGAAAAGCAGGCGAAGGTGGATTCCAACCACCCAGACGGCATCGTCCAGGACTTCTCGCACCTGCCCCTCGCGCAGGAAGAGAAGATTCGCGCCCGGGAGGCCGAACTGGACCACATCAGCGCCCAGGCGGAACTCGGCACCCAAGACGGGCGGGCGAAGCGAACTCGCAAGGTCGTCACCGAACGGCGACAGCGTAAGCGGGCGGAACGCACCCCGGACCGGACGGATCCGCGAGAGCGTCTCTCCCGGATGGAGCTGGCGAAGGTGAACCAGGAAGCAGACCGGATGGCACAGCGGCTTCGCACCGGTCACAGTCGGGCGGCCGTCTCGCGGGCGCTCGCAAAGCGGGTCGCCAAGGGGCAAGACATCACCAAAGCAGTGTTCGACACGATGGATGCACTCAAGGCGGCCCCCGGCGCCATCTGCCCGATCGAGGACGTCCCGGACGTGCAGACGGATGAGGTGAGCATCGAAGGAGAAGTCGTTCAGCTCTGGGATGCTTCCAGCCGGAAGATCGCTCAAGTGGGCTTGGTCGCGGACGACACCGGGAAAATCAAGTTCACCTCGTGGCGAAAATCGGAGCCTGCCTTCGTCCAAGAAGGGGACACCGTCCGAATGCGGGCGGTTAAGAAGAACTGGTACGAGGGACGATGTTCACTCGCCGTGACCTACGACAGTATGATCGTCTTCCCAGAACGCGACCGCCGCTGGTGGGAGGAGTAGGGGCAACGCCCTTTCTTTTTTCGTGAGTGCCGGACCGGCCCAGGCCCCACCGCCCCACCCACCGCTCCGTGCTCGCTCCCGCTGGTCGCTGCGCGCGCAGCCACAACCTCAAGAACCGAGCTGAGATGTATGTCAGAATTCGGGAATTCGCTAACCGCGTGTATCCGTCCGAAATAAAAAGCAACTACCGCCTAGAGAGGTTTTTAGGCTGACTAGAAACATAGAGGGAATATGGTTAAATCGGGAGACGTGGATCAGCGGTGGCAGGATCTATTGCGTAATCCACGAGAAGAGGTCCATCGTGAAATCAAAAGCTGGCTTGATCTGTCTGATAATGTGGACAAGGCAAACGTAGCAAAAGCGATGCTCGCATTAGCGAATTCTGGTGGGGGTCAGATTTTGATTGGATATGAGGAGGTCGGTGAATCATGGGAACCGGATCCATCTCGACCACATCCGATTGACCACTACGATCAAGATACGATTAATGGGATCGTTGAGAAGTTTGCTGAGCCCCAGTTTCACTGTGAAGTATACCATATTGAACATCCAGAATCTGGTGAAGTCTTTCCAATTATCGATGTACCGGGAGACCATCGGGTGCCGATTCGATCAGACAGTGCTGGCCCTGAAGACCAACACGTTACCTACAACACATATTATATTAGGCGGCCAGGGCCAGAAAGTGCAGCACCGAAGACAGGACGTGAGTGGGACGAATTGATTCGGCGGTGTGTCACTGCCTCACGTGATGATCTGTTAGATCGAATGCGAACCGTACTGACGGGGTTCGAAAAAGGAGCAAGTGAAGAAGAGATTGATCCGCTGGATCAGCTTGCTTCGTGGACTGAGGCTATGCGGGAAGACTGGGAAGCCAACGTGATGGACGAGTACGGAAATATGGATAATTCACCCTATCGTCACGGGTACTGGTCATTTGCTTACAGTCTGGATTCTGAGTTTGATCAGCCATCTCTCTCTGAGTTCTTAGATCTACTACGGGAGGTGAAAGGTCATGAAACGGGGTGGCCGGCGTGGCTGATCAGCGAGGATCAGGTACATCCCCGCGATGAGACAATCGAAGGGTGGTATACCGGCGGAACATTCGATGACCCAGCGCACGCAGACTACTGGCGTGCATCCCCAGACGGGATGCTGTTCTTGCTTCGTGGCTATCAGGAAGACAGCAAAGATGAACTTGAGCCAGGTACAGTTTTGGATTATATTCTCCCAATCTGGCGAGTCGGTGAATGCTTGCTACATGCGAAGCGGTTGGGGCGAGAACTCGGTGAGGAAAACACGTCGGTCACCGTGCAAGCCCGATGGACGGGACTAGAGGGACGAACACTGGGCTCAATTGAAAATCGCCGTGGACTTTTCCCTCCGATTGAAAGAGAATCACATCAAGCGACAGTTACGGCCAGTCAACGCTTCACTGTTCAAGATTTTGAAGACGCTCTACCGGAAGTGGTTGAGACCTTGACCCAACCGCTATACCAGATCTTTGATTTCTACGAGCCGCCATCCGATCTAATCCAGAATGAGCTGGACCGGATGCAAAGCCAGTAACAACGCTACTCTAGATGTTCATCCAATTCCCACGCACCTTCATCATCGTAATAGAAACCGGGATGATATCCGAACTGAGAGTTTGATAATGGTCGGAAAAGCGGTGTGAGTTGGTCACGGATACCGTCTTCATCGGACAGACTGAGAGGTGTGAGGCGCGAGGTGCGGTTAGGTTCAGGAAATGCTTCAACCCGGTCAACCTGCCGATGTTGGTCTATTGTCGCGTTCGTGAGATTTGTCCCACTGAGGATTGCATACACCTTCTCGCTGTGTTCATCAGGAAGGACGTCACGATAGAACTGGAGGACGGTGACGAGACTTAATTCAAGATCCTGTGAACTGACTGCATAGTCACAGTCGTATGAATGACCGGTTGGATAGCAGAGCCCGCTCCCCCGGGCCTCATATATGCCAGTATCATACAGAGTTGCCACTGAACTCAGGTCTTTTCGATTCTCGTAGCGAGCGACAATATGGTTCCATGTCGGATCCGCGTGTTCAAACAGTCTATCGGGCCGAAACGATGGTCGACACGTCGCGGGAACAGGCAGTTCCTCAAGTTCTGTGATATCGACAAGACGCGATCCATCAAGAGCACTTTCAGGAACAATATGGAACAAGAGCTGTGGAATTGCATCCTCTGAATTAAGCATATCGAAGCGCTGAAGGTGGTATTCGCGATATAATGTCGACCGATCAACCGCCGGATATTCACGGTTGAGTTCATGGAGACGCCGAAGATGTGAATCACTCATATGCTCCCCCTCTCACCTTAGATAAATATGTATTCGGTCCCCTGTTGTGGCCTTGAGTGCCGCCCCAGTTCCTGCATAGCCAGTTCATTGGTATAAGAATCAGACTCGGTCGCTGTACGCCATCGGTTCCGAGATATCTGAACCGTCTTGTAGAGGTTTATTCCACCCATAATGGGTGAAGGATTCGCTGTACTGGCGAGTTCCTGAACATGGTGAGAACGATGACTACCAGAGACATCTACGAAACTGGCTTCGACGAAGACGTCCAAACAGAGTCGAGCGCTACCCAGTGTCCAGAGTGTGACGGCCGGGTCACTACGAATGCGGTCGAAACGATCTGCGAGGACTGTGGACTTGTTATCGAGGAACAACGTATCGATCACGGGCCGGAGTGGCGGGCGTACG contains the following coding sequences:
- a CDS encoding HalOD1 output domain-containing protein, giving the protein MAPSTPRDSDPSPDLLVEIVETLEAHGLPTDSYQLHDAVDVEALEQLLASSAGDVEVRFTVEGIQLAVTHDGVDVLLDEPAGAPD
- a CDS encoding AlbA family DNA-binding domain-containing protein, whose product is MVKSGDVDQRWQDLLRNPREEVHREIKSWLDLSDNVDKANVAKAMLALANSGGGQILIGYEEVGESWEPDPSRPHPIDHYDQDTINGIVEKFAEPQFHCEVYHIEHPESGEVFPIIDVPGDHRVPIRSDSAGPEDQHVTYNTYYIRRPGPESAAPKTGREWDELIRRCVTASRDDLLDRMRTVLTGFEKGASEEEIDPLDQLASWTEAMREDWEANVMDEYGNMDNSPYRHGYWSFAYSLDSEFDQPSLSEFLDLLREVKGHETGWPAWLISEDQVHPRDETIEGWYTGGTFDDPAHADYWRASPDGMLFLLRGYQEDSKDELEPGTVLDYILPIWRVGECLLHAKRLGRELGEENTSVTVQARWTGLEGRTLGSIENRRGLFPPIERESHQATVTASQRFTVQDFEDALPEVVETLTQPLYQIFDFYEPPSDLIQNELDRMQSQ
- a CDS encoding DUF7558 family protein → MQQTLAGCAFCEAPSGIETGIAYTWGKEERVNHPICVDCAIQETPDPDDRDHYACDSCGLVVNALAALTRFRIELGHLEGPIQVCARCSPGGPATYWTRDLEAHIVSD